Proteins from a genomic interval of Arthrobacter sp. CAN_C5:
- a CDS encoding MFS transporter — protein sequence MSTETELPTGDQVVQELPWRWKVQGKIFLIGGLGFMFDAWDVTLNGYLIPLLSDHWDLSPGEAAWVATSNLIGMAIGAFAWGSIADIIGRKRAFTLTLLIFSIFTVLGAFSPDFIWFCVFRFMAGVGLGGCIPVDYALVGEFTPRKHRGRVLTAMDAWWPIGAALCGVVSALLMTAFGDWRYLMLVMVLPALLVFWVRRSVPESPLFLVQKGRQAEAEAVINDLVERTGAAKTPWRLPTPEEAPKLSIGSVSGQLTALWRFDWRITLAAWGLFLSILLVYYGALTWMPQILVQAGYAQSVAFLTTAGMTAVGFFGVVAAALLVERVGRKWILAVSGPLSAVVLVIFALTVDLPAVATAWLLLFGFLIQVAIPVLYTYVSELYPTELRASGFGWASTVSRVGAGLVPLIFGSLLWPVLGLPLTFAATGLLVLVAVLWMTRYAPETRGIPLNEVQPVTTSDSA from the coding sequence GTGAGCACCGAAACTGAACTACCCACCGGAGACCAGGTGGTGCAGGAACTACCGTGGCGCTGGAAGGTGCAGGGGAAGATCTTCCTCATCGGCGGCCTCGGATTCATGTTCGACGCCTGGGACGTGACCCTCAACGGGTACCTGATCCCCCTGCTATCGGACCACTGGGACCTTTCGCCCGGCGAAGCGGCCTGGGTGGCCACCTCCAACCTGATCGGCATGGCGATCGGCGCCTTCGCGTGGGGATCCATCGCCGACATCATCGGCCGGAAGCGCGCGTTCACGCTGACCCTGCTGATCTTTTCAATCTTCACCGTGCTGGGTGCGTTCTCCCCCGACTTCATCTGGTTCTGCGTCTTCCGTTTCATGGCCGGGGTTGGGCTGGGTGGCTGCATCCCGGTGGACTACGCCCTGGTGGGAGAGTTCACTCCCCGAAAACACCGGGGGCGCGTGCTCACCGCCATGGACGCCTGGTGGCCCATCGGAGCAGCCCTGTGCGGAGTGGTGTCGGCGCTGCTGATGACCGCTTTCGGCGACTGGCGCTACCTGATGCTCGTCATGGTGCTGCCCGCCCTGCTGGTCTTCTGGGTCCGCCGCTCGGTGCCCGAATCCCCGCTCTTCCTGGTCCAGAAGGGCCGCCAGGCGGAGGCGGAAGCAGTGATCAACGACCTGGTGGAGCGCACGGGCGCCGCGAAAACACCGTGGCGGCTGCCCACCCCCGAGGAAGCTCCCAAACTGTCCATCGGCTCTGTCTCCGGCCAGCTCACGGCCCTGTGGCGGTTCGACTGGCGGATCACCCTTGCCGCGTGGGGCTTGTTCCTGAGCATCCTGCTGGTCTACTACGGGGCGCTAACCTGGATGCCACAGATCCTGGTGCAGGCCGGGTATGCCCAGTCCGTCGCCTTCCTCACCACCGCCGGCATGACAGCCGTCGGATTCTTCGGCGTCGTCGCGGCGGCCCTGCTGGTGGAACGGGTGGGACGCAAATGGATCCTCGCCGTGTCCGGCCCGCTGTCCGCCGTCGTGCTGGTGATCTTCGCGCTCACCGTGGACCTCCCCGCCGTCGCCACCGCCTGGCTGCTGCTGTTCGGTTTCCTGATCCAGGTCGCCATCCCGGTGCTCTACACCTACGTGTCGGAGCTGTATCCCACCGAGCTGCGGGCCTCGGGCTTCGGCTGGGCGTCAACCGTTTCACGGGTGGGCGCGGGACTGGTGCCGTTGATCTTCGGGTCACTGCTGTGGCCGGTCCTGGGCCTGCCGCTCACCTTCGCCGCGACCGGACTGCTGGTCCTGGTGGCAGTGCTGTGGATGACGCGCTACGCACCCGAAACCCGTGGCATTCCCCTCAACGAGGTGCAGCCGGTTACAACCAGCGATTCCGCTTGA
- a CDS encoding magnesium and cobalt transport protein CorA: MALVDKAVYLAGTRHSEPESLADTFEIMRASGGMAWIGLYRPDDDELTTVADEFSLHHLAVEDAFKGHQRSKLERYGPTLFVVLRPARYLDAEEKVEFGELHVFVGEDFVVTVRHAESPDLGKVRNRLEESPELLAMGPAAVLYAILDEVVDEYEPVVNGLENDIDEIENELFGGDAGVSRRIYDLHREVVEFQRATQPLQFMVENLQRGSEKYHLDPEVNRRLGDVLDHVIRLIEQVNTFRTLLQNALTVHSTLVAQRQNEEMTRLTETSLAQNEEVKRISSWAAILFAPTLVAAIYGMNFDEMPELHWTFGYPFALVLMVATGIGLFLAFKRNRWL, from the coding sequence ATGGCGCTCGTCGACAAGGCCGTATACCTGGCAGGGACACGCCACTCCGAACCAGAATCACTTGCAGACACCTTCGAAATAATGCGCGCCAGCGGGGGCATGGCGTGGATCGGCCTGTACCGGCCCGATGACGACGAGCTCACCACCGTCGCTGACGAATTTTCCCTTCACCACCTGGCCGTTGAGGACGCGTTCAAGGGTCATCAACGGTCCAAACTGGAACGCTACGGGCCAACCCTCTTTGTGGTGCTGCGTCCGGCGCGCTACCTCGACGCCGAGGAGAAGGTGGAGTTTGGGGAGCTCCACGTGTTTGTCGGTGAGGACTTTGTGGTCACGGTCAGGCACGCCGAATCACCCGATCTGGGGAAGGTGCGCAACAGGCTGGAGGAGAGTCCCGAACTGCTCGCGATGGGGCCAGCGGCGGTGCTCTACGCCATCCTCGACGAAGTGGTGGATGAGTATGAACCAGTGGTGAACGGGCTCGAAAACGACATTGACGAGATCGAAAACGAGCTCTTCGGCGGCGACGCGGGCGTCTCACGGCGTATCTACGATCTGCACCGCGAGGTGGTCGAGTTTCAGCGTGCCACCCAGCCGCTGCAGTTCATGGTGGAGAACCTGCAGCGCGGCTCCGAGAAGTACCATCTGGACCCGGAGGTGAACCGCCGCCTGGGTGACGTCCTGGACCATGTGATCCGGCTGATTGAGCAGGTCAACACCTTCAGGACCCTGCTGCAGAACGCGCTCACCGTGCACTCGACGCTGGTGGCGCAGCGCCAGAACGAGGAAATGACCCGGCTGACCGAGACGTCGCTGGCACAGAACGAGGAGGTCAAGCGGATCTCCTCCTGGGCGGCGATCCTCTTCGCTCCCACCCTGGTGGCAGCAATCTACGGCATGAACTTCGATGAGATGCCAGAACTGCACTGGACCTTCGGGTATCCGTTTGCGCTGGTCCTGATGGTCGCCACCGGCATCGGCCTGTTCCTGGCGTTCAAGCGGAATCGCTGGTTGTAA
- the purH gene encoding bifunctional phosphoribosylaminoimidazolecarboxamide formyltransferase/IMP cyclohydrolase has translation MTLNHLDQVPIRRALISVYDKTGLEELALGLHRAGVSIVSTGSTAKRIAAAGVPVTEVSEVTGFQECLDGRVKTLHPMVHAGILADRRRGDHVEQLRALEVEPFDLVVVNLYPFVDTVKSGAAEDEVVEQIDIGGPAMVRSAAKNHPSVAIVVDPARYDDVVAAADAGGFDLSARRRLAALAFSHTAAYDNSVAAWTAAQFGDGTADGDSWPAYAGLALERSEVLRYGENPHQDAALYVEKGATPGIAQADQLHGKAMSYNNYVDADAALRAAFDFDLPAVAIIKHANPCGVAVGAADAADPIADAYAKAHACDPVSAFGGVIAANRTVTAAMATAVKDVFTEVVIAPDFEADAVAILSAKKNIRLLTLPEGYRRDPAELRQVSGGVLVQLADTVRADGDAPETWTLAAGPAADEATVADLAFAWTACRAAKSNAILLADGGAAVGVGMGQVNRVDSCKLAVERANTLAGDGVNRARGAVAASDAFFPFADGLQILLDAGVRAVVQPGGSVRDQEVIDAATAAGITMYFTGTRHFFH, from the coding sequence GTGACTTTGAACCATCTCGACCAAGTTCCCATCCGCCGGGCCCTCATCTCGGTGTACGACAAGACGGGGTTGGAGGAGCTGGCCCTCGGGTTGCACCGTGCCGGCGTCAGCATCGTCTCGACGGGTTCCACCGCGAAGCGCATCGCCGCTGCGGGTGTCCCCGTGACCGAGGTGTCCGAAGTGACCGGGTTCCAGGAGTGCCTTGACGGGCGGGTGAAGACCCTTCACCCGATGGTGCACGCGGGGATCCTCGCCGACCGGCGCCGGGGTGACCACGTGGAACAGCTCCGGGCACTCGAGGTGGAGCCGTTCGACCTCGTGGTGGTGAACCTCTACCCCTTCGTTGACACCGTGAAGTCCGGCGCCGCCGAGGATGAGGTCGTCGAGCAGATCGACATCGGCGGACCCGCCATGGTCCGCTCCGCGGCGAAAAACCACCCCTCGGTCGCAATCGTCGTGGACCCGGCCCGGTACGACGACGTCGTTGCCGCCGCCGATGCCGGCGGGTTCGATCTCAGCGCGCGACGCCGGCTGGCCGCCCTCGCGTTCTCCCACACCGCCGCCTACGACAACTCGGTGGCCGCCTGGACTGCCGCCCAGTTCGGCGACGGGACCGCCGACGGCGACTCCTGGCCCGCCTACGCCGGCCTGGCCCTGGAGCGGTCCGAGGTGCTGCGGTACGGCGAAAACCCGCACCAGGACGCCGCCCTGTACGTCGAGAAGGGTGCCACCCCGGGCATCGCCCAGGCCGACCAGCTGCACGGCAAGGCAATGAGCTACAACAACTACGTGGACGCCGACGCCGCACTGCGCGCCGCCTTCGACTTCGACCTGCCCGCTGTGGCGATCATCAAACACGCCAACCCGTGCGGGGTAGCGGTCGGTGCCGCTGACGCCGCCGATCCGATCGCGGACGCCTACGCCAAGGCGCACGCCTGCGACCCCGTCTCGGCCTTTGGCGGCGTGATCGCCGCCAACCGGACCGTCACCGCGGCCATGGCCACCGCCGTGAAGGACGTGTTCACCGAAGTGGTGATCGCCCCTGATTTCGAGGCCGATGCCGTGGCCATCCTCTCCGCCAAAAAGAATATCCGCCTACTGACCCTGCCCGAGGGATACCGGCGTGACCCCGCTGAGCTCCGGCAGGTCTCCGGTGGCGTGCTGGTGCAGCTGGCCGACACGGTCAGGGCCGACGGCGACGCCCCGGAAACCTGGACCCTCGCCGCCGGACCGGCGGCCGACGAGGCGACCGTGGCCGACCTCGCGTTTGCCTGGACCGCCTGCCGGGCCGCGAAATCCAACGCCATCCTCCTCGCCGATGGTGGGGCTGCGGTGGGTGTCGGCATGGGACAGGTGAACCGGGTCGACTCCTGCAAGCTGGCCGTCGAACGCGCCAACACCCTGGCGGGCGACGGCGTGAACCGTGCCCGCGGTGCCGTCGCGGCGTCGGACGCGTTCTTCCCCTTCGCCGACGGCCTGCAGATTCTGCTCGACGCCGGGGTGCGCGCCGTGGTGCAGCCGGGAGGGTCGGTCCGGGACCAGGAAGTCATCGACGCGGCAACCGCCGCAGGGATTACCATGTACTTCACCGGCACCAGGCACTTCTTCCACTAG
- a CDS encoding DUF6350 family protein — translation MKLPLRMPGRRALPMPLWLQGVFELAQSAVISGLLILVPLAAVWLAGGFGERTPAAMAQLGGQMWLLIHGVPLEVTFPAAEPDGVGTTGILSIVPMGLILIPFLLSWRAGRRLARASYSDQLWQGVAGALGSYAVIGATVAYLCSTPEAIPPLVAGALIPLLSAGLGLVIGAYREAGTWSRLIGVDGVAWLARTSQHSRWAGSYAWSCLRAGFVAVTISLGLSAVLLAVTFGFRWAEMAAVYQRLDAGIIGGSALTLAQLGFVPNLVVWTLSWASGAGFALGSGSAITPLTTSAGPLPALPVLGAVPPGTLEYGLAALAIPVLAGLLAGWWFFREGENHLDEWLEIKMEARWFTASVSTLCAAVLIGLAAGAMTAVVAWLSHASLGLGRLVDLGPNPFWVGLFIAGEVAVGVVVGYAAGPLLEREKRA, via the coding sequence ATGAAACTTCCTCTCCGTATGCCCGGTCGGCGTGCCCTGCCCATGCCCCTGTGGTTACAGGGTGTGTTTGAGCTGGCCCAGTCGGCAGTGATTTCCGGGCTGCTGATCCTGGTACCCCTGGCCGCCGTGTGGCTGGCGGGAGGGTTCGGCGAACGGACTCCCGCCGCCATGGCACAACTGGGCGGGCAGATGTGGCTCCTGATCCACGGGGTGCCCCTGGAGGTGACCTTCCCGGCGGCCGAGCCCGACGGCGTCGGGACTACCGGCATCCTGTCGATTGTGCCGATGGGCCTGATTCTCATTCCGTTCCTGCTGTCGTGGCGGGCGGGTCGACGGCTAGCCCGTGCCTCGTACTCCGACCAGCTCTGGCAGGGCGTGGCTGGCGCCCTCGGCAGCTATGCGGTGATCGGCGCAACGGTCGCCTACCTGTGCTCCACCCCCGAAGCGATACCCCCACTGGTCGCCGGTGCCCTCATCCCGCTGCTGTCGGCGGGTCTGGGCCTGGTGATTGGTGCCTACCGGGAGGCAGGCACGTGGAGCCGGCTGATCGGCGTCGACGGCGTCGCCTGGCTGGCACGCACCAGCCAGCACTCGCGGTGGGCCGGGTCCTACGCCTGGTCCTGTCTTCGCGCCGGATTCGTGGCAGTCACCATTTCCCTGGGGCTGTCCGCAGTGCTGCTCGCGGTCACGTTCGGCTTTCGCTGGGCGGAGATGGCCGCCGTCTACCAGCGCCTCGACGCGGGGATCATCGGCGGCAGTGCCCTCACCCTGGCGCAACTCGGGTTTGTCCCCAACCTGGTGGTGTGGACCCTCTCCTGGGCGTCCGGTGCCGGGTTTGCCCTGGGTTCGGGCAGCGCGATCACCCCGCTGACCACGAGCGCTGGCCCGCTGCCAGCCCTACCCGTGCTGGGCGCGGTGCCGCCCGGCACCCTCGAGTATGGTCTGGCTGCCCTCGCCATCCCCGTCCTCGCGGGGCTGCTGGCAGGATGGTGGTTCTTCAGGGAAGGCGAGAACCACCTCGACGAGTGGCTGGAAATCAAGATGGAGGCCCGCTGGTTCACCGCGAGCGTCTCAACCCTCTGCGCGGCCGTGCTGATCGGCCTTGCGGCCGGAGCCATGACCGCGGTCGTCGCCTGGCTCTCCCACGCGTCGCTGGGCCTGGGCAGACTGGTGGATCTGGGTCCCAACCCTTTCTGGGTGGGACTATTCATCGCCGGAGAGGTGGCAGTCGGCGTCGTCGTCGGCTACGCCGCGGGACCGCTGCTGGAGCGGGAGAAGCGCGCCTAG
- the purN gene encoding phosphoribosylglycinamide formyltransferase, with product MRIVVLVSGTGSNLQAVIDAVSSGSLDLTIAAVGADRHDTYGVERATAAGIDGFVVDFRSYPERSDWNADLTRKVASYAPDYVVSSGFMRIVDQGFLDAFPNRYLNTHPALLPSFPGAHGVRDALAYGVKVTGCTVMIADAGVDTGPILAQAAVDVLDDDTEDTLHERIKVQERELLIRTLRQLALEQG from the coding sequence ATGCGCATCGTAGTCCTGGTTTCCGGCACTGGATCCAATCTTCAGGCGGTCATCGACGCCGTCAGTTCCGGCTCACTGGACCTCACCATCGCCGCCGTCGGGGCCGACCGGCATGACACCTACGGGGTGGAGCGCGCCACCGCGGCGGGGATCGACGGGTTCGTCGTTGACTTCAGGTCCTACCCCGAGCGGTCGGACTGGAATGCCGATCTCACCCGCAAGGTCGCCTCCTACGCCCCCGACTATGTGGTGTCCTCGGGGTTCATGAGGATTGTCGACCAGGGGTTCCTCGACGCCTTCCCCAACCGTTACCTCAACACCCACCCGGCCCTGTTGCCCAGCTTCCCGGGCGCGCACGGGGTCCGGGACGCGCTGGCCTACGGCGTGAAGGTGACCGGCTGCACCGTGATGATTGCCGACGCCGGGGTCGACACCGGTCCTATCCTCGCGCAGGCCGCCGTCGACGTGCTCGACGACGACACCGAGGACACCCTCCACGAACGCATCAAGGTCCAGGAACGCGAACTGCTGATCCGGACCCTCCGGCAGCTGGCCCTGGAGCAGGGCTGA
- a CDS encoding sulfite exporter TauE/SafE family protein, with the protein MTTGIFFIVLFSILLGAVAQRIAGLGFALLIAPFLVIILGPHEGVILVNICGVVSSALIVGRVWKDIDWSMFRWMVIPSVFGSVPGSVAAVMLPSAPLSVTVGAVVLVALSVSLVLQRSSVVVKGNTPKVVAGFTAGLTNSMAGVGGPAVSAYALLSRWPQREFAATLQPFFVVIGLMTLIVKLSLDPTDAPALQWWMWSAIGVVIVLGIFTGEKLGRFIKDDHARFFVIVIAFLGAGAALVKGLMDLMV; encoded by the coding sequence GTGACCACCGGCATCTTCTTCATCGTTCTGTTCTCCATCCTGCTCGGCGCGGTAGCGCAGCGGATCGCCGGCCTTGGCTTCGCCCTGCTGATCGCGCCGTTCCTGGTGATCATTCTCGGGCCGCACGAGGGCGTGATCCTCGTCAATATCTGCGGGGTGGTGTCCTCCGCCCTGATCGTGGGACGGGTCTGGAAGGACATCGACTGGAGCATGTTCAGGTGGATGGTGATCCCCTCCGTCTTTGGGTCGGTGCCAGGCTCGGTCGCCGCGGTGATGCTCCCGTCTGCCCCGCTTTCAGTGACCGTCGGCGCCGTTGTCCTGGTCGCACTGTCGGTGTCACTGGTGCTGCAACGCTCCTCGGTGGTGGTGAAGGGCAATACGCCGAAGGTTGTCGCCGGTTTTACCGCGGGCCTGACCAACTCGATGGCGGGGGTGGGTGGCCCGGCGGTCAGCGCCTATGCGCTGCTGTCCCGCTGGCCCCAGCGGGAGTTCGCCGCGACGCTGCAACCGTTCTTCGTCGTGATCGGGCTGATGACCCTGATCGTCAAGCTCAGCCTCGACCCGACCGATGCCCCCGCGCTGCAGTGGTGGATGTGGTCGGCGATCGGCGTCGTGATTGTGCTCGGAATCTTCACCGGCGAGAAGCTCGGCCGCTTCATCAAAGACGATCACGCCCGGTTCTTTGTGATTGTGATCGCGTTCCTCGGTGCCGGGGCGGCGCTCGTCAAAGGGCTGATGGACCTGATGGTCTAG